From one Nematostella vectensis chromosome 7, jaNemVect1.1, whole genome shotgun sequence genomic stretch:
- the LOC5513039 gene encoding carbohydrate sulfotransferase 3: MALLAMMIARFMVTVAVIGSVTIYFYFYILKDKSPWQPGKQPYLAWDYANRRKVLILKEPGARVSIIGQIFNQHPGVFYMNEPLYPFEMFRTLNYTKRGEYNGQVRAFLDNVFHCRFYGYDDYLTFFSHPGLTDPRYRLSSRSLSSPPLCYSHMENFTSLAAYSANCPILVPRWISRVCAREPHAVVSIASKRAPGGGLTGLIPLITSEALSVIHVVTDPRMRVWEGSLDKDTSVSFHDYAQKECAEVERELNASLSLRARDNTHYHVLKYEDFIHNVSSAAPEVIRVVDLHYLPEVRDWVQVKSGDWVEAESKRHGVPVDEWRVKMSDDQLAATERFCAFSLRKLGYKFGRS, from the coding sequence ATGGCTCTTCTAGCGATGATGATCGCTCGCTTCATGGTGACCGTCGCAGTGATTGGTAGCGTTACCATCTATTTCTACTTCTACATCCTTAAAGACAAATCGCCGTGGCAACCGGGTAAACAACCCTATCTAGCATGGGACTACGCAAATCGCCGCAAAGTCCTCATTCTTAAGGAACCCGGCGCTAGAGTGTCAATCATCGGCCAGATATTCAATCAGCACCCGGGCGTGTTTTATATGAATGAacccctgtacccctttgagaTGTTCCGAACGCTGAACTACACCAAGAGAGGCGAGTATAACGGCCAAGTGCGTGCATTTCTGGACAATGTCTTTCATTGCCGTTTCTATGGTTACGATGACTATTTGACATTCTTCTCTCATCCGGGACTAACGGATCCTCGATATCGGCTGTCGAGTAGGTCTCTCTCATCGCCTCCATTGTGTTACTCCCACATGGAGAACTTCACGAGTTTAGCGGCCTATTCCGCCAACTGCCCGATACTAGTACCGCGGTGGATATCACGGGTGTGCGCGCGAGAGCCCCACGCTGTCGTGTCAATTGCTTCCAAACGCGCCCCAGGGGGTGGACTCACTGGGCTCATCCCCTTGATTACGTCAGAGGCATTGAGCGTTATTCATGTTGTTACAGACCCACGCATGCGTGTGTGGGAAGGATCGCTGGACAAGGACACGAGTGTTTCTTTCCATGATTATGCGCAGAAAGAGTGCGCAGAAGTCGAGCGCGAATTGAACGCATCGCTCAGCCTCCGAGCTCGCGATAACACCCATTACCATGTTCTGAAATACGAAGATTTCATTCACAATGTGTCTTCGGCTGCACCGGAAGTAATTCGTGTCGTTGATTTGCATTACTTACCGGAAGTGAGAGACTGGGTACAGGTTAAGAGTGGGGACTGGGTCGAGGCTGAGTCGAAAAGGCATGGTGTGCCGGTTGACGAGTGGAGGGTGAAGATGAGTGACGATCAGTTGGCTGCCACTGAACGATTCTGTGCTTTCTCTTTGCGAAAGCTAGGCTACAAGTTTGGACGCTCCTGA